The following nucleotide sequence is from uncultured Draconibacterium sp..
CATACAATGCAAAGAAATTGTAGGTATTATATAGTGTTCCGAAGAACTTACGTTTTACTTCTTCAACACCTTCGATATCAAATTTCAGGTTATCCCATGGCTGTGCATTGGTAATCATGTACCAGCGCAGTGGGTCTGAACCGTATTTATCGATAGTTTCGAACGGATCGACAGCATTACCCAGACGTTTCGACATTTTAACGCCGTTTTTATCCAGCACCAGTCCGTTTGATATAATATTTTTGAAAGCTACCGACTCATCGATCATTGTTGCAATGGCATGCAACGTAAAGAACCATCCACGGGTTTGGTCAACACCTTCGGCAATAAAATCTGCCGGGAATACATCCTTAAAATTCTCTTTCCATTCGAACGGATAATGGCGCTGTGCAAAAGGCATTGCTCCCGAATCGAACCAAACATCGATAAGATCAGATTCGCGCTCCATTTTTTGTCCCGAAGGTGAAACAAGGATAATATTATCAACATGCGATTTATGCAAGTCGATCTTTTCGTAGTTGGCCTTTTCGTAGTCGCCAACTTTAAATTCAGCAAATGGATTTTCTGCCATAAATCCGGCTGCAACCGCTTTGTCGATTTCTGCCATCAGTTCTTCCATCGAACCGATACAGATCTCTTCCGAACCATCTTCAGTTCTCCAGATTGGCAGCGGTGTTCCCCAGAAACGTGAGCGGCTAAGGTTCCAATCCACCAAGTTTTCCAGCCAGTTTCCGAAACGTCCTGTTCCGGTCGACTTTGGTTTCCAGTTGATGGTATTGTTCAGTTCCACCATTTTGTCTTTAACGGCGGTTGATTTTATAAACCACGAATCAAGCGGGTAATACAACACCGGTTTGTCGGTGCGCCAGCAGTGCGGATAACTGTGAACGTGCTTTTCAATTTTGAAAGCTCTGTTCTGCTGTTTCAGCATTACCGAGATGTCGATATCAACAGTTGATGCATCTTCTTCCAGCTTATCGTCGTATTCGTTTTTCACCGAACGGCCGGCAAACTCGTGATAGCTTTCGATATTTACGTACTTCTCAACAAACTCCGGATCCAAATCGATAGTTGGGTAAAAACGCCCTTTCCTGTCGACCAAAGCCTGACGTTTTCCTTCAGTGTCCACAACAATCAGTGGCGAAATTCCGTGTTGTTTTGCTACGCGGTCGTCATCGGCACCAAAAGTAGGTGCAATGTGTACGATTCCGGTACCATCTTCGATGGTTACAAAATCGCCGGTTATAACTTCAAAAGCTTTTCCTTCGGGTTTCACCCAGTCGATCAGCTGCTCGTACTGAACACCTTTTAACTGCTCGCCGCTATATTCGCCCAGCACCTGGTAAGGTATTTTTTTGTCGCCTGGTTTATACTCCTCCATTGCCAGTTCGGCATTTTTCGAGTTGAAATAAACAGGGAACAGATCTTTCGCCAAAATCAGTGTAACCGGATCGCCGGTGTACGGATTAAACGAACGAACTTTTACATATTTAATGTTCGGCCCCACACACAGTGCCGTGTTCGATGGCAGTGTCCATGGAGTTGTTGTCCAGGCCAGGAAATACAAATCGGTTTCCACTCCTTCAAAAAGGAATTCCGATCTCTCGTTTCTTAAGGCCTTAAACTGGGCTATTGCTGTTGTATCTTTTACATCGCGGTAACATCCCGGCTGATTCAGCTCGTGCGAGCTCAATCCTGTTCCGGCAGCCGGCGAGTAGGGCTGAATGGTGTAGCCTTTGTACAACAAGCCTTTGTTATAAATTTGTTTCAGCAACCACCAAACCGACTCGATATACTGGTTCTCGTAAGTAATATACGGATCGTCCATATTCACCCAATAACCCATTTTGCGTGTTAGTTCTTCCCACTCGCGGGTGTATTTCATCACCTCTTTGCGGCAGGCATCGCTGTATTCTTCAACGGTAATTTTCTTACCAATATCGTCTTTTGTAATGTTCAGCGCTTTTTCAACGCTCAGTTCTACCGGCAAACCATGCGTATCCCAACCGGCTTTACGGTGCACACGGAAACCTTTCATGGTTTTGTAACGGCAAAAAATATCTTTAATAGCACGCGCCATCACGTGGTGAATACCCGGCATTCCGTTTGCCGATGGCGGTCCTTCGTAAAATACAAATGTTTCATGCCCTTCGCGGGTTGAAATACTTTTATGAAAGGTATCGTCTTTCTCCCAACGCGCAAGCACATCCTTGTTTATCTGTGCTAAATCTAACTGCTTATATTCCTGAAATTTATTACTCATAAGAATACCTTATAATCCACTGATTTTAAAAAACATGCAAATATAGAAAAATTTTGATGGTCGGGGGAGGATGAATGGGCCTTAATTAAAACTGATTAAAAAGCTTATTACAAATAATTTACATTGCGACCAAAGCATTTCGGAGTCGTATGCACAGCCCTGTATAGTGCTGATTAATAGCACCCTGTTACATTCTGACTCGTCCTGTTAACTTTTTCAGCGTCCTGTTCGATTTTTATGGTGTCCTGTTAACTTTTTCGTGTCCCTGTTCGATTTTGGGGCGTCCTGTTACCTTTTTTCCTCATCCTGTTAAGTTTTTGGGCGTCCTGTTAAACAGGATTGAGGGATTTTGTAACAGGATGGGAGAAATGGTTACAAAAATCGTCATCCATTCACCGATGAACTTCCCTATTTACTTCTAACTTTAGATTGCTAAACCAGATTTAGCAAATGTCTTTTCAGACAGAAAATACTTTTTCCTATAGCTGAAAAAGTATTCAAAAAAGCCACCGCTGACGATAAAAAGCTAAAAATAAATTCCTTTCACTAAAATCAAGTAACTCCTCCTTTTAGACCTTCATGCTTCAGGCCTAACGAGCGTCAAACAGACTTGATTTTTACGTTCTCTCCATTTATTTTCTTAACGCATTTTCTCGAAGGCGGACCTTAGAGCAAATCGTGTGCGGGCTCGTCAAAAATCCCTGTATACCGCAGGCAGGCGTCACTCGGGCTAATTCGTTGCATCGAAAAAACGAAAAGGTGTTTTTTGACAAGATTCCCGCCTACCGGCCGGCAGGTTTGGTACCTTTTGATCGAATGCAAAAGGTACTGCCCGTCTGGCATGAAGACAAATTCACCCGTATTAATTAATTAATACGATTTGTGGTTCTGTTTAAATACAACTCTATACTTGTAACTTGCTTTAACCGACTTCAAATCAAATAAAGAAGAAGCCGCTTTACCGGGAAAGATAAAGCGGCTTTGTGGAATACCTTTATGGAAATCCGGATCAGACAGTCCGGACTAATTATTTTGTCAATCTGTAGTGAAACCAACCTTATTGATTTGCATCCCTTTTGGAAATCGGGAGAACCAAAACACCAAACTTAGTTCTGCGAAGACTTTTGCTTCGTTTGGCTACAGATCCGTTTTTAAATGTCTTTTGATTAATTCAAATCAAGTACCGAATTAAATTCGCCCTCAACAATACCGGTGGGAGCAGTGCTGTCAGCTTCGCTTTCGTTTTCCCAAACCGAATTGTCGATTAAATATTTAAACTGGTAGGCTTTACCGGTTTCCAGATTCAGCGTTTGTGTAAAATCACCGCTTTTCAGTTTTTTCATTGGCTCAACTTCTTCGTTCCAGCCGTTAAATTCACCCACAATTTTAATTGTATCTGCACTTGGAGCATCTTCTTTTGCGACTCTAAAGGCTACTTTACACTCAGGTTTACTTTTTAAATATTGTTTTTTTATACTCATAATTCAAAGTTTTTTGTGAAACAGAACAGTTCCCGGCCTTGATTTTCAGAGAATGCTTTATGAATTGCCATCCGGCGCCTGATGTAAACTCAACAGCCTTCTTTCAATCACCGATCCGGCACGCTCTCCTGAATCGTTCTTGTTTTCAATCTTAAAATTTGTTTTAGTACGAAGTTGGTTTGGAAATGATGTTCTATCAATTTGTTAATCAAAAGTATGGCATTAACATTAATTATCAATCAACTGGCAAAAAGAATATTCTGATATTTAACACTTAAATAAAATTAAAATATTTTAGCATCTTATTGTATTTCAGACGTTTTAGACCATGCCTCAACACCATCATCCTTGCTCCGACTATACACACACGACTGATTTTAAGCAATTTAATCAAACGAATGTCAATAATTGTTTCGTAAATGCTTCACCCGACACATAAACGACTGAACTCTTTCCAGTTCCACTTCATTTTGCCAGTCGCCGTCGTATTTAAAAGATGATCCCACAATAAAAGCATCGGCATAAGGCCAGAAACCGGCACTATTTTGCTCCGTAATTCCGGAGCCAATCAGCACCGGCAACCTAACCACCTCAACTACAGCCTGCACATCCTTTATCGATGCTTCTTCGCCCGTTGCATTTCCGGTAACAATAACCCCATCGGCTAAAAAGAACGCGGCTGCTTTGGCCATGTCACAAATCGAAACATCGGCTGAAATGGCATGCGATGAGTGTTTCTTTTTAATATCGGTCCATATTTTTATGTTGGCGGCACCAATTAATTTCCGGTAGCGCAAAAGTTCTGCGGCATCGCTGTTCATCATTCCCTCATCGGCCAAATGCCCGAACACAAATCCTTCGGCACGAATAAAATCAAAACCGGCAGCATAAGCCACGGCCAGCGCCTCTTTGTTGGCTCCGGCCAAAATCTGTATTCCCAAAGGCAGCGAAACCACTTGCCTCAGTTTTGTTGCAATAGCCGTCATTACCGCCACAATTTCAGGCCCAACTTTTCGATTCATGTAAGGCCGGTCGTGCATGTTCTCGATCATTATGGCATCCACCCCACCTTTCTCCAGTTTCTGTGCATCATTGATTGCCGCATTAATAATTTCCGGTATTGTAAGGTGGTTTTTAGGGGTGCCCGGTAAGGCTCCAACATGCACCATCCCTATTATCGTTTTGTTGACTTCCACGTGTATTATTTTGTTTCCTTAAAGTTAACCGATTTGAGGGAATTTCTATCGATCTCCAAAAACAATTCACTTATCGTTTTGATTTCCACTGATTTTGTACATTTACAAACTATAACCTAAGTCAAAAAAAACGAAAGATGAAAAATAGTTCCCTTTTGCTCGCAATGTTTGTCGCATTTATTTTTGCGTCCTGTTCGGCGGGAAAAAGCAATAACACCTTATCGAAACAAGAAATTGAAGACGGCTGGGAATTACTGTTCGACGGTAAAACCACCAACAACTGGAAAACTTTTAACGGAGGTGCAGTTACCGGATGGAAGGTAATTAACGGCGAATTGCACAATTCAGGCGTCGGGGCGGACCATGGCGGCGACATTGTAACTAAAAAACAATACACCAATTTTGAATTGTTCCTGGAGTGGAAAGTGTCACCAGAAAGCAACTCTGGTATTTTTTACCATGTTCAGGAAGGTCTTACTAATGCCATTTATGAATCGGGACCGGAATACCAGTTGATAGACGACGAAGGGTGGCCTGATAACCTGGAAGCCTGGCAGCATTCAGGCGCCAATTACGGAATGAATGCACCTAAAAATGCAAAAGTAAAACCGATTGAAGAATGGAACACCACCCGAATAATTGTTAACGGCCCCCACGTTGAGCACTGGCTAAACGGCACCAAAGTCGTGGAATATGAGTTATGGAGCGATCAATGGCTGCAAAATAAAGCAGCTGGTAAATGGGCAGACGCACCGAACTACGGCATGGCAAAATCGGGGCATATCGGTTTGCAGGATCATGGCGGGTTAACAATGTTCCGGAATATTAAAATCAGGGAATTGTAATTTCACCCTAATTGAACTTGAAAAGTAAGATTAGATGTATTTAGAGTCCCTCATAACCTTCCGCCAGCTGGCGGAGAGGAATTGTCCCCCTTCGGGGGATTTAGGGGGTTAAAATGATTAAGATCCAATTTCAACTATACTACACAACTTTAATAAGTACCACTGATAGCAACGGCAGGGTTTCTCAATAAAAATTATCTTTGCCCGAAACATTTTCAAAAATGGAATTTACTGCATTTAGAGATCTAAAACCTTTCTCGCAATTATTTTTTGCTGCATTTGTTGTGGTGGCCAGCATTTTAATATTCTTTGTCGTGTCGCTTGTTGTGGCCATTCCAGTTTGGGGCTTCGATACTGTTTTGCACCTTCCGGCCATAAATTCAGAAACGCCACAAAATATTATTAACCTCTATAAATTCATCCAAGTTGTTCAGGCGATCGGCTTTTTTATCGTTCCTCCATTTATTTTAGGCTACCTGTTTCACGGGAAATCAAATGAATACCTTTATCTCGATAAAACCTTCAATTCGCAAAGTGTAATTCTGGTTGTTGTAATGATGTTTTTTGCCTCTCCGCTTATCAACCTGATCGGAGAACTGAACAGCAACATGAGTTTTCCTGAGTGGTTATCGGGAGTGGAAGATTGGATGCGCAATGCAGAAGAAAATGCCGCCGAAATTACCGAAGCCTTTTTGAATGTAAAAACCATTGGCGGACTTGCGTTTAATGTATTTATGGTTGCATTGCTACCTGCAGTTGGCGAAGAGCTTTTGTTCCGTGGAGTTATTCAGAAGATTTTTAGCAAAATGACACGCAGTCACCATTGGGGAATCTGGATTTCGGCGATACTTTTCAGTGCTTTGCACATGCAGTTTTATGGTTTTGTTCCGCGTGTTTTGCTTGGCGCCCTGTTTGGTTATCTGCTGGTTTGGAGCGGCTCAATGTGGTTACCCATTATCGCCCATTTTCTAAATAATGCCATTGCTGTAATTGCCATGTATCTTATAAACAACGGCTTAATGAACCCACATTACGAAGAAATTGGCTCAACATCTGACAGTTATTATATGGCCGGAATAAGCCTGGCACTTACATTGGTCTTCCTTCTGATGTATAAGCGACATAATGCGGGGAAAGAAATACCTGTATAAATAATGAACCACCTGTAAAATTCGGAGGATTACTCTTAGAATTCTAAAGTTTATAATTGCTGCCGCAGGCCATCATTTTTGGCTTGCCCCAAAAACGATGCAAAAAACTCAAGGCCTCTTTTGGTCTTTCCCCTGCTGTAGCATCAGCCACATCGAAGCCTGGCCTCGACCGATGAGCCGGAAAACAAGCGGTGGCGGCGTTAAAAAATTACTGATGTTTGAGGAGGAATGACGAGTTTCAGGAATTTTAGCCGGTATCGCGTAGCTTTTCCGAGTGAAGTGGTCGCAGCCTTGGGTTTTCTGTCTACTGTTTGGGCTAAGCCAAAAAGTAGAATCAGCCTGATAAGGCAAAAGCATATTTCTTATGGTAAGTGACTTTATTCTCTTCTAAAACTTTCAGGAAAAGAAATTCCGGATTAGTTTTCACCAACCCGGGATCTAAAATATCTATACAATAATTATTCTTTAAGCAAATTCAAATAAGAGATCGGTCTGCATTTCTTCGGCAGAAAGCTTTTTCTTCTCGTTACGGCGGAATACATAAACGATACCATATTCCTGTGCCAGTTGACGTTTCGCTTTTGGCGATTCCGCCTCAAGACTCTCTTCAATCTCTGTCCACAACTTACTTATAAAGTCGTTTGTAGTTTTACGTAATTGCTGCATTTTATCGAACGAACGCAAGGTATTTCGCTTTAAAGTTTGCTGAAATACCGAAGCATCATGCAATTCTTCCACCTTAAATTTTACCAGTGCAATTGATGGATTATAAATGGCACTACCACCATTCTGTTTACGTTTTTGCTCGCCTTCCACCATTATTTTGCCCCACTCAATTATATCCTCTTCGGTGTTTAGTGGCGGCACTCTCCCTTCAAAAGATGCCAGATTTCCGTAATACTTAATTCCGCCGTTAATCTCACCACGCTCAGATGCAAATTGCAAAACCTGTATAAAATGCGAAACGTACATTTTAGCACGATCAAAAGCTTCTTTATACTCTTTTATATTTTCCGACTGAAGTCTCGTGTCTAACTCGTATTGCGTAAGATGATTCTCAAAAGTGTTCTTAACATTCTGAAGTTCTTCAACCGAATGATTGGAGAACGCTAGCTTTTCCTCATTCTTGATCACCTTT
It contains:
- a CDS encoding BtpA/SgcQ family protein, with the translated sequence MEVNKTIIGMVHVGALPGTPKNHLTIPEIINAAINDAQKLEKGGVDAIMIENMHDRPYMNRKVGPEIVAVMTAIATKLRQVVSLPLGIQILAGANKEALAVAYAAGFDFIRAEGFVFGHLADEGMMNSDAAELLRYRKLIGAANIKIWTDIKKKHSSHAISADVSICDMAKAAAFFLADGVIVTGNATGEEASIKDVQAVVEVVRLPVLIGSGITEQNSAGFWPYADAFIVGSSFKYDGDWQNEVELERVQSFMCRVKHLRNNY
- a CDS encoding isoamylase early set domain-containing protein; the encoded protein is MSIKKQYLKSKPECKVAFRVAKEDAPSADTIKIVGEFNGWNEEVEPMKKLKSGDFTQTLNLETGKAYQFKYLIDNSVWENESEADSTAPTGIVEGEFNSVLDLN
- the ileS gene encoding isoleucine--tRNA ligase — its product is MSNKFQEYKQLDLAQINKDVLARWEKDDTFHKSISTREGHETFVFYEGPPSANGMPGIHHVMARAIKDIFCRYKTMKGFRVHRKAGWDTHGLPVELSVEKALNITKDDIGKKITVEEYSDACRKEVMKYTREWEELTRKMGYWVNMDDPYITYENQYIESVWWLLKQIYNKGLLYKGYTIQPYSPAAGTGLSSHELNQPGCYRDVKDTTAIAQFKALRNERSEFLFEGVETDLYFLAWTTTPWTLPSNTALCVGPNIKYVKVRSFNPYTGDPVTLILAKDLFPVYFNSKNAELAMEEYKPGDKKIPYQVLGEYSGEQLKGVQYEQLIDWVKPEGKAFEVITGDFVTIEDGTGIVHIAPTFGADDDRVAKQHGISPLIVVDTEGKRQALVDRKGRFYPTIDLDPEFVEKYVNIESYHEFAGRSVKNEYDDKLEEDASTVDIDISVMLKQQNRAFKIEKHVHSYPHCWRTDKPVLYYPLDSWFIKSTAVKDKMVELNNTINWKPKSTGTGRFGNWLENLVDWNLSRSRFWGTPLPIWRTEDGSEEICIGSMEELMAEIDKAVAAGFMAENPFAEFKVGDYEKANYEKIDLHKSHVDNIILVSPSGQKMERESDLIDVWFDSGAMPFAQRHYPFEWKENFKDVFPADFIAEGVDQTRGWFFTLHAIATMIDESVAFKNIISNGLVLDKNGVKMSKRLGNAVDPFETIDKYGSDPLRWYMITNAQPWDNLKFDIEGVEEVKRKFFGTLYNTYNFFALYANVDGFKYAEEEIPVEQRPEIDRWIISLLNSLIKEVGDSYENYEPTRAGRAISEFVSENLSNWFVRLSRKRYWGGEYSTDKISAYQTLYTCLEVVSKLMSPIAPFYADMLYNDLNKATGKAEDQSVHLVDFPAYAEELIDKDLEEKMAIAQKASSMILALRRKEKLKVRQPLGKIMVPVLNPHFKELFEAVSNIILAEVNVKEVEFLTDTAGVIKKKIKPNFKALGPKYGKMMKQIAGAVNQLDQNAISEFESNGEFELAVGDEKVMLSLDDVEIQTEDIPGWTVATEGQMTIALDINVSEELKQEGIAREFINKIQNLRKDNDFEVTDRIKLRIAKHEEYNVAVENHKEYICAQTLADALKLTDSANLANAKEVEIDKDVMAQIEIEKVN
- a CDS encoding DUF1080 domain-containing protein, whose product is MKNSSLLLAMFVAFIFASCSAGKSNNTLSKQEIEDGWELLFDGKTTNNWKTFNGGAVTGWKVINGELHNSGVGADHGGDIVTKKQYTNFELFLEWKVSPESNSGIFYHVQEGLTNAIYESGPEYQLIDDEGWPDNLEAWQHSGANYGMNAPKNAKVKPIEEWNTTRIIVNGPHVEHWLNGTKVVEYELWSDQWLQNKAAGKWADAPNYGMAKSGHIGLQDHGGLTMFRNIKIREL
- a CDS encoding CPBP family intramembrane glutamic endopeptidase, encoding MEFTAFRDLKPFSQLFFAAFVVVASILIFFVVSLVVAIPVWGFDTVLHLPAINSETPQNIINLYKFIQVVQAIGFFIVPPFILGYLFHGKSNEYLYLDKTFNSQSVILVVVMMFFASPLINLIGELNSNMSFPEWLSGVEDWMRNAEENAAEITEAFLNVKTIGGLAFNVFMVALLPAVGEELLFRGVIQKIFSKMTRSHHWGIWISAILFSALHMQFYGFVPRVLLGALFGYLLVWSGSMWLPIIAHFLNNAIAVIAMYLINNGLMNPHYEEIGSTSDSYYMAGISLALTLVFLLMYKRHNAGKEIPV